The proteins below come from a single Candidatus Delongbacteria bacterium genomic window:
- a CDS encoding DUF302 domain-containing protein — MRSTTRLPFEQAVARVTELLQEEGFGVITEIDVQATLKKKLDLDHAPYLILGACNPSLAHQVLEVEPLIGVLLPCNVVIWQEEDHCVVAAMEPLMMSRFVQNATLENVARKVSGSLSRILETMHGA; from the coding sequence ATGCGCAGTACCACGCGGCTGCCTTTCGAGCAGGCCGTTGCCCGTGTCACCGAGCTGCTTCAGGAGGAGGGCTTCGGTGTGATCACCGAGATCGATGTGCAGGCGACCCTGAAGAAGAAGCTGGATCTGGATCACGCCCCATACCTGATTCTGGGTGCCTGCAACCCCTCGCTGGCCCACCAGGTGCTGGAGGTGGAACCTCTGATCGGAGTGCTGCTGCCCTGCAACGTGGTGATCTGGCAGGAAGAGGATCATTGTGTCGTGGCCGCCATGGAACCGCTGATGATGAGCCGGTTCGTCCAGAATGCCACGCTGGAAAACGTGGCCCGCAAGGTGTCGGGCAGTCTGTCCCGGATTCTGGAAACGATGCACGGGGCCTGA
- a CDS encoding helix-turn-helix transcriptional regulator — protein MSNSTPADSADFYEKISVVLKAMSDPLRLKLLHCLKQGECCVSDLVDQAGGCSQANVSKHLAVLRTAGLVKVRREGLNSYYSIRDPIVFQICDAVCDCLRRQVDKDSAMLGAIQGLAG, from the coding sequence ATGAGCAATTCAACCCCAGCCGATTCCGCGGATTTCTACGAGAAGATCTCGGTGGTGCTCAAAGCCATGTCCGATCCTTTGAGGCTCAAGCTGCTGCACTGCCTGAAACAGGGCGAGTGCTGTGTGTCCGATCTTGTCGACCAGGCCGGAGGCTGCAGTCAGGCCAACGTGAGCAAGCATCTTGCGGTACTGCGCACGGCGGGTCTGGTCAAGGTGCGTCGCGAGGGACTGAACAGTTACTATTCGATTCGCGACCCGATCGTGTTCCAGATCTGCGATGCGGTCTGTGATTGCCTGCGCCGCCAGGTGGACAAGGATTCGGCCATGCTGGGAGCCATTCAGGGCCTGGCTGGTTGA